A DNA window from Xyrauchen texanus isolate HMW12.3.18 chromosome 6, RBS_HiC_50CHRs, whole genome shotgun sequence contains the following coding sequences:
- the slc7a8b gene encoding large neutral amino acids transporter small subunit 2, translating to MSNDPGPRRRAASVPDSDTGKETAVALKKEIGLVSACGIIVGNIIGSGIFVSPKGVLENASSVGLALIVWILTGIITAISALCYAELGVTIPKSGGDYSYIKDIFGGLAGFLRLWIAVLVIYPTNQAVIALTFANYALQPIFPTCFPPERALGLLAAVCLLLLTWINCFSVRWATRVQDVFTTGKLLALGLIIIMGIVQIFKGHFYWLEPARAFHPFQPYDMGRIALAFLQGSFAYGGWNFLNYVTEELIDPYRNLPRAIFISIPLVTFVYVFANIAYVTAMSPQELLASNTVAVTFGEKLLGVMSWIMPISVALSTFGGVNGSLFTSSRLFFAGAREGHLPRLFAMIHVNRCTPVPALLFTCISTLLMLCTSDIYTLINYVGFINYLFYGVTVAGQIVLRIKEPDIYRPIKVSLAWPVIFLLFWAFLLIFSLYSEPVVCSIGLAIMLSGVPVYFFGVYWENKPKSINYFIAQMTYLGQRLCMVVYPAEDDGREDESEEKEEPGSKYSASSTTAIDPFK from the exons GTAACATCATTGGGTCCGGAATCTTCGTAAGTCCAAAGGGTGTTTTGGAAAATGCCAGTTCAGTGGGTCTGGCTCTCATAGTGTGGATTCTTACTGGAATCATCACTGCCATTAGTGCTCTGTGCTATGCAGAATTGGGAGTTACAATCCCTAAGTCAGGGGGAGACTATTCCTACATTAAAGACATCTTTGGAGGCCTAGCTGG GTTTCTGAGGCTATGGATTGCAGTGTtggtgatctatccaaccaaccAGGCTGTAATTGCCCTCACTTTCGCCAACTATGCTTTGCAACCTATCTTTCCTACCTGTTTCCCTCCAGAGAGAGCCCTTGGTCTGCTTGCCGCAGTCTGCCTGT TGCTGTTAACTTGGATTAACTGCTTCAGTGTTCGCTGGGCAACTCGTGTCCAAGATGTGTTCACCACAGGCAAGCTACTGGCTCTCGGCCTCATCATTATCATGGGGATTGTGCAGATCTTCAAGG GTCATTTTTATTGGCTGGAGCCAGCACGTGCATTTCACCCATTTCAGCCATATGATATGGGGCGCATCGCACTCGCTTTCCTCCAGGGTTCCTTTGCTTATGGAGGCTGGAACTTTCTTAACTATGTAACAGAAGAGCTCATTGACCCCTATAG GAACCTGCCTCGTGCTATCTTCATCTCAATCCCTCTGGTCACTTTCGTCTATGTGTTTGCAAATATTGCTTATGTTACAGCTATGAGCCCTCAGGAGCTGTTGGCCTCTAATACTGTTGCTGTG ACATTTGGTGAAAAGCTGCTTGGGGTAATGTCATGGATCATGCCCATCTCTGTGGCACTATCCACCTTCGGGGGGGTTAATGGTTCCCTTTTCACCTCGTCTAG GTTGTTCTTTGCGGGTGCGAGAGAGGGCCATCTCCCCCGTCTATTTGCAATGATTCATGTGAATCGCTGCACACCAGTCCCAGCTTTGCTCTTCACT TGTATATCAACTCTGCTGATGCTTTGCACTAGTGACATATACACCCTTATCAACTATGTTGGCTTCATTAACTACCTGTTTTATGGGGTCACTGTTGCTGGGCAGATTGTGCTTCGCATTAAAGAGCCAGACATTTATCGTCCAATCAAG GTGAGCTTGGCGTGGCCAGTCATTTTCCTGCTTTTCTGGGCATTCCTGCTGATCTTCTCGCTGTACTCTGAGCCTGTGGTGTGCAGTATTGGCCTGGCCATCATGTTGTCAGGTGTTCCTGTGTATTTTTTTGGTGTCTATTGGGAAAACAAGCCCAAGAGCATCAATTATTTTATAG CTCAAATGACATACTTGGGGCAGAGGTTGTGCATGGTGGTGTATCCAGCTGAGGATGATGGCAGAGAAGATGAGAGTGAAGAAAAAGAGGAACCTGGATCGAAGTACAGTGCTAGTAGTACTACAGCTATTGACCCATttaagtaa